The Streptomyces sp. NBC_00670 genome window below encodes:
- a CDS encoding ABC transporter ATP-binding protein, whose product MTLLDVRDLRVTYPGGAAAVRGVDLTLEAGRKLGVAGESGSGKSTLALALLRLLPAGTRVTGEVLLDGEDVLTMRWGRVRAVRWAGASIVFQGAMHSLNPVHRIGDQIAEPILLHRKESGAAARRRAGELLEQVGLPAARASAYPHELSGGQRQRVMIAMALACDPRLIVADEPTTALDVMIQAQVLRLIEGLVAEQDVGLIMISHDLAVLADTCDRLAVMYAGRVVEEGPARTVHEHARHPYGRALSAAFPRIGDPASRFAPRGLAGDPPDPAALPGGCAFHPRCPVALPGCAEEDPAPREAAPGHRAACVHVRPAVPGPAAPVAGETRSGT is encoded by the coding sequence TTGACGCTGCTGGACGTGCGGGACCTCAGGGTGACGTATCCGGGCGGGGCGGCCGCGGTACGGGGCGTCGACCTGACCCTGGAGGCCGGGCGGAAGCTCGGGGTGGCGGGCGAGTCGGGCTCGGGCAAGTCCACGCTGGCGCTCGCCCTGCTGCGGCTGCTCCCGGCCGGGACCCGGGTCACCGGGGAGGTCCTGCTGGACGGCGAGGACGTGCTGACGATGCGGTGGGGGCGGGTGCGGGCGGTGCGGTGGGCCGGTGCCTCGATCGTCTTCCAGGGGGCGATGCACTCCCTCAACCCCGTGCACCGCATCGGCGACCAGATCGCCGAGCCGATCCTGCTGCACCGCAAGGAGAGCGGGGCCGCGGCCCGGCGCCGGGCCGGGGAACTGCTGGAACAGGTGGGACTGCCGGCCGCACGGGCCTCGGCGTATCCGCACGAGCTGTCCGGCGGGCAGCGCCAGCGCGTGATGATCGCCATGGCGCTGGCCTGCGATCCCCGGCTGATCGTCGCGGACGAGCCGACCACCGCCCTTGACGTGATGATCCAGGCGCAGGTGCTGCGGCTGATCGAAGGGCTGGTCGCGGAGCAGGACGTGGGGCTGATCATGATCAGCCACGATCTGGCGGTGCTCGCCGACACCTGTGACCGGCTGGCGGTGATGTACGCGGGGCGGGTGGTCGAGGAGGGGCCCGCCCGGACGGTGCACGAACACGCCCGGCATCCGTACGGCCGGGCGCTGTCGGCGGCCTTCCCGCGCATCGGCGACCCGGCCTCCCGCTTCGCCCCGCGCGGTCTGGCCGGCGACCCGCCCGACCCGGCCGCGCTGCCCGGCGGCTGCGCGTTCCACCCGCGCTGCCCGGTGGCGCTGCCGGGGTGCGCGGAGGAGGACCCGGCGCCCCGGGAGGCGGCGCCGGGACACCGGGCCGCGTGCGTGCACGTACGGCCGGCCGTGCCGGGACCGGCGGCTCCGGTCGCCGGGGAGACGAGGAGCGGTACATGA
- a CDS encoding ABC transporter permease: MTTEATPPPAGPDPEPETEPDIATGPGPGPRPGAGPRALAWQRRRRAAARFWRQYRTHRSGLVGLAVLVLFALVALTAPLTVGSDVSSVTDAPGRPLQGPSGAFPLGADRYGRNLLGLVVWGSRVSLLVGLLAAVLSVAIGALVGITAGHFRGAWATVLMRVTDWFLVMPTLVLAIALATVMSRSLGTVVLAIGVTSWPTTARLVRAQTLAVESRPYIERAKALGGGHWHVMSRHVLPNVMPLVLAQTTLMVSLSILNEATLAFLGLGDPSVVSWGGLLQDAREAGAVSSGDWWYLVPPGIAIAVVALAFTLCGRAVESVLNPRLGVTR; encoded by the coding sequence ATGACGACCGAAGCCACTCCCCCGCCCGCCGGGCCGGACCCCGAGCCGGAGACAGAACCCGACATCGCCACCGGCCCCGGCCCCGGCCCCCGCCCCGGCGCCGGCCCGCGCGCGCTCGCGTGGCAGCGCCGGCGCCGGGCCGCCGCCCGGTTCTGGCGCCAGTACCGCACCCACCGCTCAGGACTGGTCGGCCTGGCCGTGCTCGTGCTGTTCGCGCTGGTCGCACTGACCGCGCCGCTGACGGTCGGCTCCGACGTGTCGAGCGTGACCGACGCACCGGGCCGGCCGCTCCAGGGGCCGAGCGGCGCGTTCCCGCTGGGCGCCGACCGGTACGGCCGCAATCTGCTCGGCCTGGTCGTCTGGGGCTCACGGGTCTCGCTCCTTGTGGGCCTGCTCGCCGCGGTGCTGTCGGTGGCGATCGGCGCCCTTGTGGGGATCACCGCCGGGCACTTCCGGGGCGCGTGGGCGACCGTGCTGATGCGCGTCACGGACTGGTTCCTGGTGATGCCCACGCTCGTCCTCGCCATCGCGCTCGCCACCGTGATGTCCCGCTCGCTCGGCACGGTGGTCCTCGCGATCGGCGTCACGTCCTGGCCGACCACGGCCCGCCTCGTCCGCGCCCAGACGCTGGCGGTGGAGTCGCGGCCGTACATCGAGCGCGCGAAGGCGCTCGGCGGCGGGCACTGGCACGTCATGTCCCGGCACGTGCTGCCCAACGTGATGCCGCTGGTGCTCGCCCAGACCACCCTGATGGTCTCCCTCTCCATCCTCAACGAGGCGACGCTTGCCTTCCTCGGGCTCGGCGATCCGTCGGTGGTGTCCTGGGGCGGGCTGCTCCAGGACGCGCGCGAGGCGGGCGCGGTCAGTTCCGGCGACTGGTGGTACCTGGTGCCGCCGGGCATCGCCATCGCCGTGGTGGCGCTGGCGTTCACCCTGTGCGGGCGCGCGGTGGAGTCCGTCCTCAACCCCAGGCTGGGAGTGACGCGTTGA
- a CDS encoding ABC transporter permease, whose amino-acid sequence MPVRDTDTPTSKPARSATTPTAYLRYVTGKLAGALVSLLAVLVTGFFLFRLIPGDPVKTMTGGRPTSARQLAAYRREFGLDLPLWHQFTDYCAKALTGDLGTSYQFRTPVLDKITEALPNTLLLTGTAFVLYTALGITLGTRSAWRHGRLGDRLNTGLALTLYSVPSFWLGLLLIIVFSVGAGPIPGLFPTGGMESAGTHGFGHVLDVVHHLVLPVVTLVAVEYGQTLLVTRSALLDEMGSDYLTTARAKGLRDDLVRRRHAVPNALLPTVTLVFVNLGRTVAGVILVETVFSWPGLGGLFYQALSVPDLPLVQGLFLFFASAVIIMNTLADLVYPLLDPRVGR is encoded by the coding sequence GTGCCGGTCCGCGACACCGACACCCCCACGTCGAAGCCCGCGCGCAGCGCGACAACCCCCACCGCCTACCTCCGCTACGTCACCGGAAAACTCGCCGGCGCCCTCGTCTCCCTCCTCGCCGTCCTCGTCACCGGCTTCTTCCTCTTCCGCCTCATCCCCGGCGACCCGGTCAAGACGATGACCGGCGGCCGCCCCACCTCCGCGCGGCAACTCGCGGCGTACCGCCGCGAATTCGGCCTCGACCTCCCCCTCTGGCACCAGTTCACCGACTACTGCGCCAAGGCCCTCACCGGCGACCTCGGCACCTCCTACCAGTTCCGCACCCCCGTACTCGACAAGATCACCGAAGCCCTGCCGAACACCCTCCTCCTCACCGGCACCGCCTTCGTCCTCTACACCGCCCTCGGCATCACCCTCGGCACCCGCTCCGCCTGGCGCCACGGCCGGCTCGGCGACCGTCTGAACACGGGCCTCGCCCTGACCCTGTACTCGGTGCCGTCGTTCTGGCTGGGCCTGCTGCTCATCATCGTGTTCTCGGTCGGCGCCGGCCCGATCCCGGGGCTCTTCCCGACCGGCGGCATGGAGTCGGCCGGCACCCACGGCTTCGGCCACGTCCTGGACGTCGTCCACCACCTCGTCCTCCCCGTCGTCACGCTGGTCGCCGTCGAGTACGGGCAGACCCTGCTGGTCACCCGCTCGGCGCTGCTCGACGAGATGGGCAGCGACTATCTGACGACCGCGCGCGCCAAGGGGCTCAGGGACGACCTGGTACGGCGCCGGCACGCGGTGCCGAACGCACTGCTGCCGACGGTGACCCTGGTCTTCGTCAACCTCGGCCGGACGGTCGCGGGGGTGATCCTCGTCGAGACGGTGTTCTCCTGGCCGGGGCTGGGCGGCCTGTTCTACCAGGCGCTGAGCGTGCCCGATCTGCCGCTGGTGCAGGGTCTGTTCCTCTTCTTCGCCTCGGCGGTGATCATCATGAACACGCTGGCCGACCTGGTGTATCCGCTGCTCGACCCCCGGGTGGGCCGATGA